In Streptomyces sp. HUAS ZL42, the DNA window GGAACAGTCCGCGCCAGGTGCGCAGTGCGAGGAACAGGGCGAGCCCGGACAGGACGGCCAGGTAGGTCCGCAGCAGCGGGGTGGACGGCGACCACGAGGCGATCGGGGCCACCAGCAGGGAGACCCCACGCGCGCGGGGTGCGCTGAAGAAGGCCGCCGGAGCGTGGGAGCTGACCTGGCTGACGTACACGGTCTCGTCCCAGCCGAGGCCCATGCCCGGCCGGACGAGGACGAGCTGGGCCAGCGTGAAGGCGGCCGCCACCGCGGCGAGCCATGCGTCGCGCCACGCACGCCATGGCATGACGGCAACCGGCTGCGGTCCCGGTCGGCGGGCGCCGGGCAAGGTCGCGTTCGAACTGTCGGTCATCGTTCACCCCTCACAGCTCCACGCTGGCCCCGGCGACCGCCACTCGCCTGCTGAGCTGGCCCGAACGGCGCAGGGTTTCGCCTTCCGGGCCGACAAGGCGCTTGACGAAACCATTGACGGGGCCATGTCCGACCCCTATGTTCTGGCCGAAGTTACGAACTATGTTCGATATTACGGACAAGGACGGTCCCGTATGCCTCGGATGTTCTGGAAGCGCGCCGGCGTGCGCCGGCGCAGACCCCTGCTGGTCTGTGTGCTGGCCCTCCTGGTCGCCCTCGTGGCGGCGACCCAGCCGGTCTCCGCGGCGGACGGCCGCCCGTACACAAACCCGCTCAAGTCGTTCAAGGGCGCGGACCCCTGGCTGCAGTACTACGACGGCAACTACTACCTGATCACCACCACGTTCACCGGGATGCTCGGCATGCGGAAGTCGCCGACCCTGGCGGGCCTGGCCACCGCGCCCAACGTGCAGGTGTGGTCGGACACCACGCCGACCCGCAACACCAACATCTGGGCGCCGGAGATCCACCTCTTCAACGGCCACTGGTACCTGTACTACTCGGCCGGCCAGAGCGGCGTCTCCTGCTGCGACTCCCAGCGCACACACGTCCTGGAGAGCGCAGGCACCGACCCGCTGGGCCCCTACACCTACAAGGGCTCGCTCACCGGGTCCAACCTGACACCGGGCGGCTGGCTCATCGACGCCAGCGTGCTCCAGGCGAACGGCAACCTCTACCTCGTCGGCAGCGGCTTCATCAACGGCAGCAGGCAGAGCCTGGTCATCGCGCCGATGAGCAACCCGTACACGCTCGCCGGCAGCACCTTCACCATCATCTCGAGTCCCACGCTGAGCTGGGAGACCTCGGGCTCACCGGTCAACGAGGGCCCGGAGCCGCTGTACCACGACGGCCGGACGTTCCTCACCTACTCCGCGAGCTCCTGCCAGACCGCCGACTACAAGCTGGGCCAACTGGAGCTGACCGGCTCCGACCCGCTGAACCCGGCCTCCTGGACCAAGAAGCAGACGCCCGTCTTCCAGCGCAGTGACGCCAACAGCGTGTACGGGCCGGGCCACAACGGCTTCTTCACCTCGCCGGACGGCACCGAGAACTGGATCGTCTACCACGCCAACTCCTCGTCGTCGGGCGGCTGCGGCAACGGACGGACCACGCGCGCCCAGAAGTTCACCTGGAACGCGGACGGCACCCCGAACTTCGGCACCCCGGTCGCGCTCGGCACGACGCTCCCCGGCCCGTCCGGCGAGACCGCGGCGACCCCCACGTCGTACACCCTCGTCAACCGCAACAGCGGCAAGTGCCTGGACGTGAACGGCGGCGACACCGCCAACGGCACCAACATCTTCCAGTGGAGCTGCAACGGCGGCGCCAACCAGAAGTGGAAGGTCGAGGACCTCGGCGACGACACCAACCGGCTGGTCAACGTGGCCACCGGCGGCGTGATGGACACGGCGTCCTGCTCCACCGCCGACGGCGCCGACATCCGGCAGTGGTCC includes these proteins:
- a CDS encoding family 43 glycosylhydrolase, whose translation is MPRMFWKRAGVRRRRPLLVCVLALLVALVAATQPVSAADGRPYTNPLKSFKGADPWLQYYDGNYYLITTTFTGMLGMRKSPTLAGLATAPNVQVWSDTTPTRNTNIWAPEIHLFNGHWYLYYSAGQSGVSCCDSQRTHVLESAGTDPLGPYTYKGSLTGSNLTPGGWLIDASVLQANGNLYLVGSGFINGSRQSLVIAPMSNPYTLAGSTFTIISSPTLSWETSGSPVNEGPEPLYHDGRTFLTYSASSCQTADYKLGQLELTGSDPLNPASWTKKQTPVFQRSDANSVYGPGHNGFFTSPDGTENWIVYHANSSSSGGCGNGRTTRAQKFTWNADGTPNFGTPVALGTTLPGPSGETAATPTSYTLVNRNSGKCLDVNGGDTANGTNIFQWSCNGGANQKWKVEDLGDDTNRLVNVATGGVMDTASCSTADGADIRQWSWLNNKCQRYRLVFTASGDYVRIVNENSGKVADVADCGTANGTDVRQWTWLNNNCQQWRLVPTT